One genomic window of Equus caballus isolate H_3958 breed thoroughbred chromosome 6, TB-T2T, whole genome shotgun sequence includes the following:
- the C6H12orf71 gene encoding uncharacterized protein C12orf71 homolog has product MAHSSSSSDWTDTKDCSSESDLSLSVGYFPCEDTFSHENTTSCEDMSPEGPSIHFIPPIQGTWWTESRGRLLGRRDQIQDNPGQFCKLSITLAWDVDVDSNNSDSVANWDLNGDNQWTDKYPKEKKQPTLSKLDSLVQKLEKFLENQKDDEDDDSVFPESAQEEDFQLSSSSSPDIAQDIHQEHTCQDLPKFDPPENEDVIQFPEIPPRLHEHEPVEILSQTTGSQRASTVETSSTSSGQPEEEDTHSGTQAPSCLNFRWVFRWLRQQVLSSLLGRRRPEKATKSPHQLVQKKRPSHRGKRIQPQESLELGSPVSPDF; this is encoded by the exons ATGGCTCACTCATCCTCCAGCAGCGACTGGACTGACACCAAGGACTGCAGCTCCGAATCAGACCTGAGCCTCTCAGTGGGCTACTTCCCCTGTGAGGACACATTCTCCCATGAGAACACAACCTCCTGCGAAGACATGTCTCCTGAGGGTCCTTCAATCCACTTCATCCCTCCTATCCAAGGGACATGGTGGACTGAAAGTAGAGGGAGACTCCTGGGGAGACGAGACCAAATTCAAGACAACCCGGGGCAGTTTTGCAAACTAAGCATAACCCTGGCCTGGGATGTTGATGTGGACTCTAATAATTCAGACTCCGTAGCTAATTGGGACCTAAATGGAGACAACCAGTGGACAGACAAGTAccccaaagagaagaaacaacCAACTCTCAGCAAACTGGACAGTCTGGTGCAAAAGCttgagaaatttctagaaaatcagaaagatgatgaagatgatgactCTGTGTTCCCTGAATCTGCTCAGGAGGAAGATTTCCAGCTGTCCAGCAGCTCCTCTCCAGATATAGCTCAGGACATTCATCAAGAACATACTTGTCAAGATTTGCCCAAGTTTGACCCACCAGAAAATGAAGATGTCATCCAGTTTCCAGAGATTCCTCCAAGGCTTCACGAACACGAACCTGTTGAG ATACTAAGCCAGACAACTGGCAGCCAAAGGGCAAGCACTGTAGAGACCTCCTCAACCTCCTCAGGCCAGCCAGAAGAGGAGGACACTCATTCCGGCACACAAGCCCCCTCCTGTCTGAACTTCAGGTGGGTCTTCCGCTGGCTAAGGCAGCAAGTCCTCTCCTCACTTTTGGGAAGACGGCGTCCTGAGAAGGCCACCAAGAGCCCCCATCAGCTGGTTCAAAAGAAAAGACCCTCTCATAGAGGCAAGAGAATCCAACCTCAAGAATCCCTCGAATTAGGATCCCCTGTATCAccagatttttaa